In the genome of Dehalococcoidia bacterium, one region contains:
- a CDS encoding DinB family protein, giving the protein MLEAFKAYRVEAHQRLFAVVDELDYNQFRWQPAQTLPSIAFHVWHLGRWADFDRVAIGGGEQVWVAERLAQRWGLPSSGLGVAETGMGMGDAMTPALARVPSEQVQEYAFRCLRALDDAVASLAPTDLRRTTSGATGDSRDIVTVLLGHFAHDNRHLGMIEALRGMQGLSGTATD; this is encoded by the coding sequence TTGCTGGAAGCGTTCAAGGCCTACCGTGTGGAAGCGCACCAGAGGCTGTTCGCAGTCGTTGACGAGCTAGACTACAACCAGTTCCGCTGGCAGCCGGCCCAGACCTTACCTTCGATCGCTTTCCACGTCTGGCACCTCGGTCGCTGGGCGGACTTCGACCGCGTGGCCATCGGCGGTGGCGAGCAGGTCTGGGTCGCCGAGCGGCTGGCTCAGCGCTGGGGCCTCCCGTCTTCCGGGCTTGGCGTCGCGGAGACCGGCATGGGCATGGGTGACGCGATGACGCCGGCCCTCGCTCGCGTCCCGAGCGAACAAGTCCAGGAGTATGCGTTTCGTTGCTTGCGCGCGCTCGACGATGCAGTCGCCAGCCTGGCGCCGACGGACCTGAGGCGGACCACTTCCGGGGCGACGGGCGATTCACGGGATATCGTGACCGTCCTCCTCGGCCATTTCGCCCATGACAACCGCCATTTGGGTATGATCGAGGCCCTTCGCGGCATGCAGGGGCTCAGCGGCACGGCAACTGACTGA
- a CDS encoding crotonase/enoyl-CoA hydratase family protein has protein sequence MDYEQIIYEVERGRARIILNRPEKLNALSGYLQRELNDALWRADADPEVHCIILKGNGRSFCSGYDLTPSPPPQNPTALGPARPTRRGQSMEDDAWRLEQGQHLRMAIWDIHKPVIAQVHGYCLAGGTDLALLCDIVVAAEDASIGFPPVRAMGSPVAHMWTYLVGPQWARYMLLTGDSIDGREAERIGLVWRAVPADQLEAEVERLADKMAMIDTDLLAANKRISQIAMEMMGARTIQRMAAEMDARAHLSPAVREFNQISREQGLKAALEWRDAKFGDGRTAEEYRRRREEQIRRLQG, from the coding sequence ATGGACTACGAGCAGATCATCTATGAAGTAGAGAGGGGCCGGGCGCGGATCATCCTCAACCGTCCAGAAAAGCTGAATGCTCTCTCTGGCTACCTGCAGCGCGAGCTGAACGACGCCCTCTGGCGCGCAGACGCCGACCCCGAGGTGCACTGCATCATTCTCAAGGGCAACGGCCGCTCGTTCTGCTCCGGATACGACCTCACGCCGTCGCCGCCCCCGCAGAACCCTACGGCTCTCGGGCCCGCGCGCCCGACCCGCCGCGGCCAGTCCATGGAGGACGACGCCTGGCGCCTGGAACAGGGCCAGCACCTCCGCATGGCCATCTGGGACATCCACAAACCCGTGATCGCTCAGGTCCACGGCTACTGTCTCGCGGGCGGCACGGACCTGGCGCTCCTCTGCGACATCGTCGTCGCCGCGGAGGACGCGAGCATCGGCTTCCCGCCGGTGAGGGCGATGGGGTCGCCCGTCGCGCACATGTGGACATACCTGGTCGGGCCGCAATGGGCGCGCTACATGCTCCTCACCGGCGACTCCATCGACGGCCGCGAGGCCGAGCGTATCGGGCTCGTCTGGCGCGCCGTGCCGGCCGACCAGCTGGAGGCCGAAGTGGAGCGCCTCGCGGACAAGATGGCGATGATCGACACGGACCTCCTCGCGGCGAACAAGCGCATCAGCCAGATCGCGATGGAGATGATGGGCGCCCGCACTATCCAGCGCATGGCAGCAGAGATGGACGCGCGCGCTCACCTCTCGCCGGCCGTACGCGAGTTCAATCAGATCAGCCGCGAGCAGGGTCTCAAGGCAGCCCTGGAGTGGCGCGACGCGAAGTTCGGCGATGGTCGCACGGCCGAAGAGTATCGCCGCCGCCGCGAGGAGCAGATCCGCCGGCTCCAGGGCTAG
- a CDS encoding PEP-utilizing enzyme, translating to MAKMTVYKCPDGTDFPVAWEDSEDEKHGWFWDQMHTPLPVTPLSAVLWRDIGNGFNHTSDVVGLPTFGVRLNIHGFGYIRQEPYGDNQALRERMRARDAEERGPHLLSLWRERYEPECRALTRSIRAMASDVTSLEAGLELFPQVHAARRRLGQIHMLAMGLTTEASSRFIDLCRERFGAEGELIATDLMGGFPNRSLDSANGLWGLSEVVKELPAVEGLMRSENTGVFLERLDGTEGGARFRERLTAYLDEFGHRNESFSELSFPTWAEEPKFPLLMVRRYLDQPPESSPSEMHRRTERRREERLAAIAPALSGDDEAWRKFQHEMRMAQQRTVLIEDHNFYIDQQGPAASRRFCLAIADRLIEKGLVDDRDTAFYLTEQDMERVVAGDSASLRSLAAARRAERERWLRVLPPASIGEAEVSMPPFMQRFFGPVANEPMGDGAIRGVGGSPGVVRATARLILGLDDIDRLAPGEVLVTYATAPPWTPAFAIAGAVVTDVGGTLSHCAVVAREYGIPAVVGARLATATIRDGQLITVDGTNGVVRLEG from the coding sequence ATGGCAAAGATGACTGTCTACAAGTGCCCCGACGGCACGGACTTTCCGGTGGCCTGGGAGGACTCGGAGGACGAGAAGCACGGCTGGTTCTGGGACCAGATGCACACGCCTCTGCCGGTTACGCCGCTGTCAGCCGTCCTCTGGAGGGACATTGGTAACGGGTTCAACCATACGAGCGACGTAGTCGGCTTGCCGACGTTCGGCGTGCGGCTCAACATCCATGGCTTCGGTTACATACGTCAAGAGCCGTACGGCGATAACCAGGCGCTGCGCGAGCGGATGCGGGCCAGAGACGCCGAGGAGCGCGGGCCCCATCTCCTGAGTCTTTGGAGGGAGCGGTACGAACCAGAGTGCCGGGCGCTGACGCGCTCGATCCGTGCGATGGCTTCGGACGTGACGTCGCTCGAAGCGGGACTCGAACTATTCCCGCAGGTCCACGCCGCCCGCAGGCGTCTCGGCCAGATACACATGCTTGCGATGGGACTCACGACGGAGGCCTCATCGCGCTTCATTGACCTGTGCAGAGAACGCTTCGGCGCCGAAGGCGAGCTGATCGCGACGGACCTCATGGGCGGATTCCCCAACCGCTCTCTCGACTCGGCCAATGGCCTCTGGGGATTGAGCGAGGTCGTCAAGGAGCTCCCCGCGGTGGAGGGACTGATGCGCTCCGAGAACACCGGGGTGTTCCTCGAGAGGCTCGACGGGACGGAAGGGGGAGCCAGGTTCCGCGAGCGGCTGACGGCCTACCTCGATGAGTTCGGACACAGGAACGAGTCCTTCAGCGAACTCTCGTTCCCTACCTGGGCGGAAGAGCCAAAGTTCCCGTTGCTGATGGTGCGGCGTTACCTGGACCAGCCTCCGGAGTCGAGCCCTTCCGAGATGCACCGTCGCACGGAACGGCGCCGGGAGGAGCGCCTGGCGGCGATAGCGCCGGCGCTTTCGGGCGACGACGAGGCATGGCGCAAGTTCCAGCACGAGATGCGCATGGCGCAGCAGCGCACGGTGCTCATCGAGGACCACAATTTCTACATCGACCAGCAGGGGCCTGCTGCGAGCAGGCGGTTTTGCCTCGCGATAGCCGACCGCCTGATCGAAAAGGGGTTGGTCGACGACCGGGACACCGCCTTCTACCTCACGGAGCAGGACATGGAGCGTGTCGTGGCCGGTGACTCGGCGAGCCTCCGGAGTCTGGCTGCCGCGCGGCGCGCGGAACGAGAGCGCTGGCTGCGGGTGCTTCCGCCGGCTTCGATCGGCGAAGCGGAAGTCTCGATGCCGCCGTTCATGCAGCGCTTCTTCGGTCCCGTGGCCAACGAACCCATGGGCGACGGCGCCATCCGCGGGGTCGGCGGCAGCCCGGGCGTCGTGCGGGCGACCGCGCGTCTCATCCTGGGCCTCGATGACATCGACCGGCTCGCTCCCGGTGAGGTCCTCGTGACCTACGCGACGGCGCCGCCGTGGACGCCGGCCTTTGCCATCGCCGGCGCGGTCGTGACCGACGTCGGCGGGACGCTTTCGCACTGTGCCGTCGTGGCGCGCGAGTACGGCATCCCCGCGGTGGTGGGAGCCAGGCTGGCGACTGCGACGATCCGGGACGGCCAGCTGATAACGGTGGACGGGACGAACGGAGTGGTGAGGCTCGAGGGATGA
- the rpsO gene encoding 30S ribosomal protein S15, producing the protein MLTAERKTEIIETHKTHEGDTGSPEVQIALLTERINHLTQHLRTHRKDHHSRRGLLKMVGQRRRQLAYLNKTDVERYRAIVAKLGLRK; encoded by the coding sequence ATGCTCACAGCGGAGCGCAAGACCGAAATCATAGAAACTCACAAGACTCATGAGGGCGACACCGGCTCGCCCGAGGTTCAGATTGCCCTGCTGACCGAGCGGATAAACCACCTCACGCAGCACCTCCGCACGCACCGTAAGGACCATCACAGCCGTAGAGGGCTCCTCAAGATGGTCGGGCAGCGGAGAAGGCAGCTCGCCTATCTAAACAAGACGGACGTTGAGCGCTATCGCGCCATCGTCGCCAAGCTGGGCCTCCGCAAGTAA
- a CDS encoding PEP-utilizing enzyme → MLIRATDDFRFEWPDPADANLVWLWDQMHIPRPLPPLAAELTAQMMARVMGGRSLIVNGYPYRSFGPPAPAASPGPAGPPLLISVDPMKIWEEEQLPRLKEIIARIRHRDYGSMSAARLAGSLDELSAEAAEAMSLTFGRAMVFSVASNALLDFCEAELGAGAAVKATAMLQGFENESSASGAGLSRLAEMASGVPGLPEALASGSRERVAAVRGSEAFLRQFEAYLDAYGLRAPSWGQMHLPTWSEDPSVPMKLIARYASDPQRGPAAALRRAAQQREEVVREVEARLPPDKLPRFRELLAAAQRSVPVSEGRALWQLIVSGVMRIPLLALGRRLVEESGLASPEDVFFFDVSELQDLAAGHGVPAPRELAAQRRADLARWEKLIPPRFLGAQPPAGMTGMTGMMYRFFGLGVEQSGDARIVNGIAASKGVVRARARLILDLGESDRLGAGEVLVCSSTAPPWTPLFAIASAVVSDTGGVLSHTAIAAREYAIPAVVGTGVATRRIPDGATVTVDGGQGIVRIED, encoded by the coding sequence ATGCTGATCCGCGCGACCGACGACTTCCGCTTCGAGTGGCCCGACCCGGCGGACGCGAATTTGGTCTGGCTGTGGGACCAGATGCACATACCCCGGCCGCTGCCTCCGCTGGCGGCGGAGCTCACTGCCCAGATGATGGCTAGGGTCATGGGCGGCCGCTCCCTGATTGTCAACGGCTACCCCTATCGCTCCTTCGGTCCGCCCGCGCCCGCCGCTTCGCCTGGCCCCGCGGGGCCGCCTCTGCTGATCAGCGTCGACCCGATGAAGATCTGGGAAGAGGAGCAGCTCCCCAGGCTGAAAGAGATCATCGCCCGCATCCGCCACCGCGACTACGGCTCCATGTCTGCCGCGCGACTCGCGGGCAGCCTGGACGAATTGAGCGCCGAGGCGGCCGAAGCGATGTCGTTGACCTTTGGCCGGGCGATGGTCTTCAGCGTCGCGTCGAATGCGCTTCTCGACTTCTGTGAGGCCGAGCTCGGGGCCGGCGCGGCCGTTAAGGCGACCGCGATGCTCCAGGGCTTCGAGAACGAGTCGTCGGCCTCGGGAGCCGGCCTCTCCAGGCTCGCGGAGATGGCATCAGGCGTCCCGGGCTTGCCGGAAGCGCTGGCGAGCGGCAGCCGGGAGCGCGTCGCCGCCGTTCGCGGCAGCGAGGCATTTCTGCGGCAGTTCGAGGCGTACCTTGATGCCTACGGTTTGCGGGCGCCGAGCTGGGGACAGATGCACCTGCCGACCTGGTCGGAAGACCCGAGTGTCCCCATGAAGCTGATTGCCCGGTATGCATCGGACCCGCAACGCGGGCCAGCCGCCGCCCTTCGGCGCGCGGCGCAGCAGCGCGAAGAGGTGGTGCGGGAGGTGGAGGCGAGGCTGCCTCCCGACAAGCTGCCTCGCTTTCGCGAGTTGCTGGCCGCGGCCCAGCGCTCTGTACCGGTCAGCGAGGGCCGGGCGCTCTGGCAACTCATCGTCTCCGGTGTCATGCGCATACCATTGCTCGCCCTGGGACGCCGCCTCGTGGAGGAGAGTGGTCTCGCTTCGCCCGAGGACGTCTTCTTCTTCGACGTGTCCGAGCTCCAGGACCTGGCCGCCGGCCACGGCGTGCCGGCGCCGCGCGAGTTGGCCGCTCAGCGCCGCGCCGACCTCGCGCGGTGGGAGAAGCTGATACCGCCGCGTTTTCTCGGCGCTCAGCCGCCGGCCGGCATGACGGGCATGACCGGCATGATGTATCGGTTCTTTGGCCTCGGGGTGGAGCAGTCCGGCGATGCACGCATCGTGAACGGGATCGCCGCAAGCAAGGGCGTCGTGAGGGCTCGGGCGCGGCTGATCCTCGACCTCGGGGAGTCGGACCGGCTTGGGGCGGGCGAAGTCCTGGTCTGTTCCTCCACGGCGCCTCCCTGGACGCCTCTCTTCGCCATCGCCTCGGCGGTGGTCAGTGATACAGGCGGGGTCCTGTCGCACACCGCCATCGCCGCCCGCGAGTATGCGATCCCGGCGGTAGTGGGCACGGGCGTGGCCACCAGACGCATTCCAGATGGCGCGACCGTCACCGTCGACGGCGGCCAGGGCATCGTCAGGATCGAGGACTGA
- a CDS encoding PEP-utilizing enzyme, whose product MPSQDGLVSIYECSDGRDFPVRWRSAEEAGSTWHWDPEHNPAPVTPLDEAIWRECGSGSRRARSELGFAEGDVFVGGSSFAYFNGFNYWHESEPDEEARARAAEVNRRLREQYGSAANFWLQYCMPRAIRAVQQLLASTGDEPVASLIDTFGYGFEQTFLMWGIDEDHPVRFLREELGDEAERVAVELTKGYPTATLQAAQILWELAQDARASPPLAALFARGTPTLEEVEAVEGGGAFAEGFRRYLDYYGWRTTDWDPSSPTLREQPEISLQVVRRTIVEDLPEPASLVAAAADEREAAIEVLEQRFRSDAAKLSEFRARLLTLSGYLGLKEGRAQWQLSLCGAIRHALLARGRRLVEAGGLEAADDVFYLLPEEIEAAVAGRSGWGSVVAGRRAARLRWLGVVPPATIGGEAPAEAEKAAAPGELRGIGASRGVVTAPARVLASFDEYERLQPGEVLVCATTTPAWTPLFAVAGAIVADGGGLLSHTAIAAREYGIPAVVGVRGATTTIRDGQTVTVDGSAGVVRLGG is encoded by the coding sequence GTGCCTTCGCAGGACGGCCTGGTCTCGATCTACGAGTGCTCCGACGGCCGCGACTTTCCCGTGCGCTGGCGTTCCGCGGAAGAGGCCGGTTCCACGTGGCACTGGGACCCGGAGCACAACCCTGCCCCGGTCACGCCCCTGGACGAGGCGATCTGGCGGGAATGCGGGAGCGGCAGCCGCCGTGCCCGCAGCGAGTTGGGTTTCGCCGAAGGGGACGTGTTCGTCGGCGGCTCCTCTTTCGCCTACTTCAACGGCTTCAACTACTGGCACGAGTCAGAGCCGGACGAGGAGGCGCGGGCCAGGGCGGCGGAAGTCAACCGCCGGTTGCGTGAGCAGTACGGCAGCGCCGCCAACTTCTGGCTGCAGTACTGTATGCCGCGGGCGATCCGCGCCGTCCAGCAGCTCCTGGCCTCGACCGGCGATGAACCCGTGGCGTCTCTGATCGACACCTTCGGCTATGGTTTCGAGCAGACCTTCCTGATGTGGGGCATCGACGAGGACCACCCGGTCCGCTTTCTGCGCGAGGAGCTCGGCGACGAGGCCGAGCGGGTAGCGGTCGAGCTCACGAAAGGCTATCCGACGGCTACCCTGCAAGCCGCCCAGATCCTCTGGGAGCTGGCCCAGGACGCCAGGGCTTCGCCCCCGCTCGCGGCGCTGTTCGCCCGCGGGACCCCGACCCTGGAAGAGGTTGAGGCCGTGGAGGGTGGCGGCGCTTTCGCCGAAGGGTTCAGGCGCTACCTCGACTACTACGGCTGGCGGACCACGGACTGGGACCCCTCCAGTCCCACTCTACGGGAGCAGCCCGAGATCAGCCTCCAGGTGGTGCGCCGCACGATCGTGGAGGACCTGCCGGAGCCGGCCTCGCTGGTGGCGGCGGCGGCCGATGAACGGGAGGCCGCGATCGAGGTCTTGGAGCAACGCTTCCGCTCCGACGCGGCCAAGCTGTCCGAGTTCCGGGCCCGCCTGCTGACGCTGAGCGGGTATCTGGGGCTCAAGGAGGGTCGCGCGCAATGGCAGCTCAGCCTCTGCGGCGCCATCCGCCATGCCTTGCTCGCGCGCGGCCGGCGTCTCGTGGAGGCTGGCGGCCTGGAAGCGGCAGATGACGTCTTCTACCTGCTGCCCGAGGAGATCGAGGCTGCCGTTGCAGGAAGGTCGGGGTGGGGCTCCGTCGTCGCGGGACGGCGCGCGGCGCGCCTGCGCTGGCTCGGCGTGGTACCGCCAGCGACCATAGGCGGCGAGGCGCCGGCGGAGGCGGAGAAGGCCGCCGCGCCTGGCGAACTGCGCGGCATCGGCGCCAGCCGTGGCGTCGTGACGGCGCCGGCGCGCGTGCTTGCGTCTTTCGACGAATACGAACGCCTGCAGCCGGGTGAAGTGCTCGTCTGCGCGACGACCACGCCGGCGTGGACGCCACTGTTCGCCGTCGCGGGCGCGATCGTGGCCGATGGCGGCGGCCTGCTCTCGCACACGGCGATCGCGGCGCGCGAGTACGGCATTCCGGCCGTTGTGGGCGTACGCGGCGCGACGACGACCATCCGGGACGGGCAGACCGTGACCGTGGATGGCAGCGCGGGCGTGGTGCGGCTGGGCGGATGA